CTGAAACTGAAGTCCAGCAGAATAATAAACAAGGAGGAATTCACACTGGAAAGCCTGATGTTTGAGAGGAATCCAAGTATTCAGCCAGTCTGTGTTCAAAACTTCTCATTACGGACTCAAAGCCAGCGTATCCATATTTGGAGACTTGTTTCCATTTCCAGTTTATTTTTgagcttttctgtttctgtatgaaaataaactaGTTGTGAATATAACAAAACATGTAcctgaaatacacacagatgCCTGAGAAGGTGTGCAGCTGTCAGCTCCTCTAGCCATGCACGGGTACGCTGTCATCCACCTTGCAAGTTCCTATAAATCTGTTGATGAATTTTATCCAAGAGAGACATTGTGATTATGATGaacagaaaatccccaaatcagGAGAGTGGTTCACAGCCACAGATTTCTAACCTCCTTAGATGCTTTGagataaagattaaaaacaagaatTACCACCTTAtagttgtttcctccaccaaccagccaagttgcaggaaatatggtcacaatatCTCCTTCCTGAATTGCAGCAATGTCATTATGATACCTCATACCAATTCTCAGTGCCAGGgtatacacagacaaacacacaaaaaataatagGCAAGCAGAACTCAGCACACAACAGCTCAGAGCCAATTTCCACAGTGTACTGCTGAAGAgcagtgaaatgtcttgatatataCAGAACAAAATGTCTCAAAACCACAACAGTTGAATAAACAGTGGGGAATGCACACCACAGTTCAAGCTGACCCTTGAGTCAGTCCTATCTGCGTCCGTGATTCACGCTCTGACAGTCACCAGGAGTCTGTTTTGCGTCCCGGAAGTTCAAGACGGAGTGATACCTCCTTGTACCAGGAGGCCAGAGAATCACCTCCCCTGCGCGGGATGGACGGGTGAAGACTGGACGGATATGGAGATTAAAATCACACACCTGTTGTTGATCATGTGCGAACCTGAAGAGGACACACTTCTTAATGTTTTGTTCGCTCATagatttgtaatattttgttacaacagttagttccgaccaatGAATTTGATTGGAGGAGAGACTTTCCACGAGCGCTGACAGACTTGTAGgtacatgtatcactccgcttaACCGTCaatcagcgtcacattaacggtcgttatctgtcttagattgtaacaaactttgcaaagatgaaaatatttccagaaatgacatttgaattaaataaagTCCTGGTCgccagaagaggatgaaggggagaggcctggatacttcagcgcacacTTGAGGTAACGTTTACTTgtttgcttagcaacagtccagttccggaactatttgtgttggcgtagacacatgaatgatgaaataaacaaactaatcgttatctgttgttgcttatttaactaatgtGACGCTCGTAGAACTGGAGTATAAACGAaatatcacacgagagggagtgatgtcGCACTCTACCGCTATTGCTTAATTAATGAACTGATAATTAATGAAtattgaatatgaatattttattcagcgtgtgaaactgcttttattCATGCCAGAGATTTCAGATTTCCAGtcagttaaaggaaaaaaagtccaTGAGTTCAGTTTTGATTTCATTGTTTACCTTATTTGTCCAAGATTGCAGTGTGTAGTGTCTGACTCCTCGGGGGCCGAGTTGTGAAACACCGGTGCTGCCAGGAATTGAGTGCGGAGATAGTGACGTTTAACTGCTGGCGTGTCGTCACGCTAATCACCCCTCCCTCTTCATGTGTGCGTCAGTGACGTGTATCGACGGACCCATGTACGTTCTTCTCCTCGCGCTAGAGATGCGCACGAGACAAACCGCAGCACTCCCTCAAAGGAGACAACAGATCACGTCTCATtggacagacagatagatagtatactgtatataaaaactagaatcacctccttgtggttgaccttgacctttgacctttaaccaccaaaatctaatcagttcatccttgagtccaaattggacatttgtgccaaattgtGCAGGTGATGCTGCACCGTTGATGAGTGGGAAGgaataataaattaaatctaTAAAGGCTGTCGTTTTCCTTCAAGGTccgaaaaataaaaatttgaccAGATCAGGACCAGGTGGACTGAGTACATTAAACCTTTAAGGTCAGGTTTTAGTTGATTTGCTTGTAAGAATGAGTCAGGGTGTAATGTGAcctgtattattttatttcatcaaacaGCTCCCTCTTTATTCTCTCTTCCCCCCCCTCAaattttattgttataaaaGGAAACCAGTGTAAGAGACTGAAGTGGCTCTCAAAAACACACTGCATAACTTTCTGTTTTAAATGCACACGATGTGATTCACCCTTACAGTAAAATTGTAATGTAGacttttccaaataaaaaaagaatgtgtGGAGATTTAATATGTAGTGAGAAACAGTGACTGCTTCTTGTCCTCCATATCCCAGACCTTTAAGATAGAAACAGCTGACACTGACCAGCAGTCGACTACACATCTGGCTTAACTTGACCGGGGAATTTCCAAAACATCTTTACTTGCAAATGTTTCCAGCTTTCCTGGGACATTTGTCTTTCACGCTCGCTTCACTGTTAATCctcaaaaaaaacagaagcctGGTGAATTAGTGCAGATCTTTTTCTAATTAAAGCATCTTAGCTTTGTTTCCCTTTGGATCTTCAGCGGAGTATTAAGGATTTGCTGAAGAGCTTTCAGCCGCATCCCGCTCTCTGAATGCAGCCGGCTCTGTCATTGCATTTCCTGTGTGGGATCTTCTGGCCGCATCATAAGTGATGAAAGtttagtaagtggacctttgtGTTTATCATCATCAGATTATTTCCAAAGGTCACGGATGAACATCCATGCACAGATCACAGGCTTCTGACTTATGTTACATTCATTAACCTGACAGAAATATAAACACGGAGAGAAGTCACTGAGTTATTCTGATGAGGTCTTTCCTCTGTTGTTGGCTAATGACAGAATTTAGAAGTCAATCAGCAGAAGCAGACTTACAGTTCACGAGCTGTCTGATAATCACCGGAGGAATGTTTCCCTCTACTCCCCAGAGAGAGCCACTAACTGGGTTTCATTAGAAGGGAGGCCAGACACCTCCCCCCCCCCGCTGCAGGGGGGAGATGAGCAGGCAGGActgacaaagagaaaaggaaaatggcaaaataatCTGTTCAATTTCCTTTTTATAGAAGGTGCAAAAAATTTGtcttaaaaacataattattaaatactgaggaaaaaaaggagcagagcacaaaaaacaaaaacaagttgtaGCTCAAagtagaaataagaaaaaacaaaagaaaagcgtTGAATCAGATATGAACTCATATCTGCAGACTAGCTTCAATAAATCCTCCAACTATagatcaaaacacaaagataatcTACTGCACTTCAACACAAAGTTTAttcttttaagaaaaaaaaaattctcacaaggtaaaagcagaaaaaatgtaattgtaaaaagcaactaaataataattacatttatttttaaaaatatgtacaaaTTCAGTTTAAACTAAGTCAGTCGCTCAAATCCTCCTCCAGTGACATTTTCaccacatttttaaaactgaactgattttTCTGAAACAGTTTGaaccagtttaaaaaaaggaggatAAGAAGAAGTTAAAGCCGTTGTCTTCATCTCCGAGCGGCTTTGCGGTtctccagcagcagaaccaCCAGGCGGCTCTTGAGCGAGGACAGTTTCCTGCCGTAGTTCTCCTGCAGGACCGACGTCAGTTTGCAGCGGAGGCTCCGCAGGCTCGGCAGGGCGCCGCAGTCCGGCACGTTCAGCAGCGTGTGGAAGAACTCCATCCACAGGTCGCTGTGGGGGTTTCTGTGGGACGGAGAGGGACAAGACTTTGTGAGGCGTTTTAAGGATCAATGATTTCAGTGGGAACAGATTTACAGATGCAGCTTTTAAATAGTAATttcataaaacagctgctcactctagtttttatcaaacagaaagaagaaaatagtgcatttgtttgggactattttcagctgtggattaatccacatttggttctctagtgagtatttacagcaggaCGGTGTGCGGGACTGAGtctaaataaactacagtgtctgtgttcatgGGCTGCGATTTATACATGGacatcatgacatcacccacaggtttctgaagagcagttttgaagctcagagtgagctgcttcaccattgccatcttggcagagtctgactccgcccctaactcccagctaatccaaaaattggcaaagaggaggggcgtgtgtgggGCTGAGACGTCagtgcattttaacatgggagtctatggggattgacttactgttggagtcagactctagtggtcattcgaggaactgcagtttttggcttttcatttttcagcctctgaAGTTGCTGCTTGGATTtatacagcaacacacacacacatctgtagtGAGCTAATACTGGTTTACATATTGACCAATGATTGATTAGTTTATCTTGgaaggagggtgtgtgtgtgtgtgtgtgtgtgttaccttctAAACACTGCATTTGACTTCCAGACGCCGTCTTCATTTGTGACTTGCATGTATGTCCCAAACAGCAAACAGTGCACAGTCCCTGCTATTCCAAAGTAGTCGGTCTGAGAACACACAAGACACAGTAAGACCTCCTAAATAACATTTCCTCAAAGTGCATTAACATATTTTCTGTCTACATTAGTCCGTTTTTTTAACCAACGTCTGAATTTGTTGAATACATCATCAGTTTACACGTTTCTATAATCATACATCAATCATACAACACACTCCTGTGCATCTTCACCTGATAGTTCCAGGGTTTCCCGCTGAGCATCTCCGTGCACTGGAAGCCTGACGTCAAGCACTTGGAAGTGAAAGCAGTGCCTTGTGGGAAAAGCTCCATGTCAATGCTCTGCCCCAGGTCGATGAGGACGAGGCCGTGGTCCATGTTCTCCGCATCAAAACACTTGTTGTCCAAGAACCTGAAACATGACGACAGCACTGATCATGAGGTGTTCCTGCAGACTGCTGTAGAGAAAACATAAcgttcattattttatttttcattattgctctttcaaaattatTTAGCGTGAAGTGGTGTTACCCCTTTACatacttaatttttttcccaaaaAGCCCCTTGTGACAAATCTAGCGACTTTTTGTACAAACCATGGCGACTTTCCTTAGAAGAGTCAGACACACGGCAACTGACGTGATCATTTCACAGTGAATATCATCGTCGAACGTTACCTCTCTCCCAGCAGGAAGTTGTCCGGTTTGATGTCGGCGTGGATGATGCGGACGCCGTGCAGCTGCTCCACCATGTGCAGAATACAGATGGTGAAGTACATGACCAGAGGCTGAGGCATCACCTTGTCGCTCAGGGTTTTATACATGTTCACTGCGTTCTGAGAGCAGAGCCACAGAGTCAGGAGAAGATAGCGTTCATATTAACTTCATATTATTGTGTCACATGCAGGGATCTATGAAGAGATAAAAGCCGTGAACGCACCAGCAGAGTCCCGTGGTTGTGCAGCTCCCCGAGCAGCACACTTCCGTTGTGGAAGAGGTGAGCTGAGCGGATGCTGCTGTACAGGTGACGGATGTCGGGCTGCAGCCGAGCGTCcagctgtgtgttgatgtaaaaCTCCCAGGGATTGGCTGGTTTCTGAACCTGCGTTAATGTCAATCAcgaggaggaaacaggaagatgTTCAGTAAAACATGGCCGAACCAGACACTTCATGTCTCTATTAAACGTTTTACTCTTTTAGCGCCAGAGAAgactttatatattttatattattaaaatatttagatGGTGCTCTGTCTTTATCTCCAATCTCCACCTTCTTACCTTTAAAACCATCCTCTCTGAGGTCATGGGGTCAGTCGCCTGGTAGACTGTTGCAAAAGCACCTTGGCCGAGGATGCAGTCGACCTGCAGGGAAGCCTTTCCTGTTGGAGGACAAACATCATCAGTTTAACACTGAGGTGGAAACTTTTATTCACTTCAGcttaaaacaaatataacttCATAACAGTATTAACCACCGTCTTGTCTGGAACCTGAATTTTTcttgaatttgatttttaaaaaaaagaagaagaagattctTTTaccaaattaataaataatgaataatttttGGAATTATTTCTAAGCTTCACATTAGCGCCGtctttctggtgttttatatGATTTCGGGTTGTGGTtgttcttcatttctttctAGACATTGAAGGAACAGTTCAACTTTTTCATCTTGTCACCATGACGATGTTACCAGGCAACCAGCAACTTGTAGTTGTCGTTTTATGTGGCTTGTCACAACTTCCATTTTTTAAGCAAACTGTTCCCctctatttccagtctttatgcttaTAAACGAGAACTGAACAGACAAAGACTGGcatccatcttctcatctaaccctAACTAATAATTATTATGTTACTCAATCAAttggtcaaataaaaatgataaccGCAGCCCTCTTCCTCACCCATGCTGAGGGTCATCTTTGGGGTGATGTTGGGCATGTTGCACTGCCAGGTGATGCAGCGGGGGTGAGAGGTGAGGGGCGGGGTGAGAGTCGACAGCAGATCAGAGATCAGTTCGTTATCCCAGGGGTCTGACACCAGCTGGACCGCTCTGCTCCTGGCTGCCCTCGGTGCTGTGGCGTTCATGGACACGTCAGCGCAGGGTGTCAGCCCTCTGTCTGGACTCATCATGGGCTCATCCACGTTGCTGAAAGGTGGCGGCTGCATTGGGCTCATGGGCACGTCGGCACAGAGCTGAGGCTGCTCTGGACTCATGGGAACGTCCAGTATCTTGTTGGGAACAGTCTTGTGTCGACAAGGACTTAGGAAGGCGTCCAGATCCGGCTGGACTGTGAGCTCAGGACTTCTGATGGCCAGCCAGTCCAGTTTCAGAGCGCCCTCCGGACTCACTGGAACATCGTAGTCTGGTTTCTGGGCTGGCTCTGGACTGGCGGGTTTGTCTACGTCTTCCAGGATTTTAAAAGTTTCGCTTCTGGGTCCGACTGAACTCTCCAGTTTCTGTGAGACCAGAGAGGCTCGTCTGGGGGGCTGCTCTGGACTCTTGTACACCTCCCAGACAGGTCCCGTGGTCCTGGGGATGGAGGCGTCGGCCGCACAGAGTGTCTGGTCTCTGAAGGAGAGCACGGCGGGAGGAGGGGGCTGCACcatggtgatggaggaggtggtgagGCAGTGTGGGGCGGCGGCGAGCCCTTCGCCGACGATGGTGCCGTGTCTCGCTGAGGAAGGAAGAAGCTGACTGACGGCTGTTTCAGAGAGTTTCTCCTCACACGGACTCTGCTCAATGATGGGACTGAGGGCGGGAAGAGAGAACACAAAGACTCAGGGAGGCTTTTATGAGATTATATCAACACTTACACTTTGAATGGCCTTtagattgtgttattttatcacTTAATTGTTTTTGCTAGAAAACAAAGAAGATTTAATATCTTTTCCACAGCGGAATAAATGTTTGTGAAGCTGGGCGACAATCACAATATTAGTCCTTTTTCTAATATTGATGCATCTCTCTGTAACAAACAGCACAATCACATTTAAAACCGTTTTATCAGTTAatggttttaaatatttaacatcaGGATGTCATTAATGGTGGAGTCTTTTCTGAACTAGTGTCGTAGGATGTgcgttgtttttttgtttagctCTGCATGcgaacaattaaaataaataatatgaataaatatgattGTTAAAACTTCTTAAAGGAAAGCAGATATCTTGAATACCTGAGTTTTTTGGTCTGACGCCTGATAAAAGCATCGTCATCAGCATCGCCGCCGTCACAGTTGTTCTCTGGAAGGTGGAAAAATCATTTTagaataaatcattttcttcatACGTGATAAGAGCCACAGCGCCGTGAGCATATCCAAGTTGGGTACTGGATTATCTGTCGTTAGAAACTGCAGGTACCTTGGTCCTGGAAAAAGTTGCCGTTGAACGGAGTTTTGTGTGTGAACGGCGTGGAGACAAACTGGGCCAGCATGGCGAAGTCCGTGGTGCTGTTGGGACAAGCAGCAAGAGAGTGGAGGGAGTTGTAGCCCGCTCCCCACATGGTGCTCTCATCTGGGATCAGGTCCGGAGGGGTGTCCTGATCGGTGAACACAGAGAAGCATCATCAACAGCCGACATAGGAAATAACTCTCTCTTTACACGCCAACCAAACACTGACCCCTGCTGTTACCGATAAAAAACAAGGTGTTGACATGAAGGTAAAAAACACGTTTTGAATAATTTCTTACAGTAGtacattcagaaagtattcagaccccttttttacttttttcacattttgtcatgttgcatttaaattaatttatccCTCATCAAGCTACACTCAATATCCCAGGATGACGAAgacaaaacagaatttttgaatattttttgcaaatttattaaaatgaaaatctctGTAAATCTCTTTTGTCTGTGAACtattactgtattttcttgGTTGGACAGTTGATGTCCGAGATATCCACGTCTATGTCACACAAACTTGACGCATCAGTTGTGTCAGTACTCACGTTGGGTTTGTCCGTCTTAGGGATTTCAGCCagagctctgattggtttagGCTTCTCCcctgcagaggcagcagcagcactgagcacaaagacacaggaatattattcatttaaattttcattccaaatatttatttaattcatcacACAATCACTGAAAAGAATACAAGAAGTCACACACTTAGGCCATTTAGTGGATGCTCATTAAACCTGACAGAATTAGAAAATCTTCAGTTCTGTGTCCTGAAATACATATTTACCTTCCGTTTTCTTTGTCGTTGTCGTCCTGGAAGATGGGGAACGGGGTCGCTGCCGGAGGATTTGTGAGCGTGGAGGTGCTTCCTTCAAATCattgaaagacagaaacattatGATACTCGGCAGAAAATAGCAGCAAAACTGCTCCACCAACAACTGCAGACTCGTGTACAGAAAAACTCAGgctttgttttcatgtgcactttgttgtattttgcCTCAAAAGGGTTTTTATATCTACATTCAACTTTTTGGAAAGTGGAATATTCTTAGAACTTAATTCAAATAGTCAATCAGTGAGTCACAAAGTTTATTTTAGGCACTGGTGACTGATGCAGGAACGCTGGAAAGTCACCACATTCCAGTTAGATTTAATAAAgattatcatcatcattgacGTGTTCctgtttacagtatatttaccaAATCTTTGGTATCTGGCGTCAAACTCCTTCTCAGCCGTGTGGAGCGCTGATGTGTTGGTGAACGGATCCTCTAACAGAGTCGGAGCCTGGAACATGTCCATGATGACGTCTGGGTGATACAAAACCACATCAAATGTTATTCACATGCAATTTAAACAGACAGAGCCAGAGTATGAACGACAAAATTAatgatgtcattatttttgcattagttaatgtatttatttatcattactACATTAATCAATTTATACTTGTACAGTTTTGTCCTTCTTACTAGAGGCTGTTGTTTTTGAATCCTAACAGTTGACAAAATTAACAttgagcaggaagaaaaaattGTGCAAAAAGTGCAATAACAAAATCTGTGCATATCTTTAACTACctcctacaaaaaaaaaaaaggtatacaAGAACTGTAAACCCCCGTTCACCAAAAGGCACGAGGCCGCGGTGCTCACCCAGTGCTTCCCGTGTGTTGACGGTGGGTGACGGCAGCACCCTTGACGGTGTGGCCTGAACAAAGCCCAGTGAATTGTTAGGAGTGACGTGAGACAGGTTAACTGTGCCCCCCTGTGACACtgatggagaaaacagagagggtTTGAAAACATTCACAAGAAGCTGCAGTCACAGAGCTTACATGTGAACAGCTGCTTTACTTACTATTGAGTTTCTCCTCGGGCTCTTGGAGCTGACTGACATCcctgagaaaacagaaaaagaagccccacttttaaaagttttgcCATTTATTGCTGAAGGCATCTAGCCGTGCAGatggtttcagtttttttggggttttagAGCTCCACACAGTCTacaggtctgtgtccatgtgtagtgtgattatagatcagctctagcttctatattaatactgtgaaagtatcaaagcctcagtccacagagaaatgcacacagcctgtattcagaaactgagccttaaaaccagccgtcaggacttctggaactttgtgatgtcacaacaaagcagtcaccaagccccgcccacctgcacccaccatccaaacctttacaggatttggtgtttttactaaaatctgctgtatttttattggatcactcagaaaagagtcagccaatcagaagagaggctcagagcctcctctcttctgattggctcaccgacctgttgttactagagctgcagagagaagcctgagagaggagatgtgaaactacactgagatggtttttggttcttaaaccacaaatatatcttcttatggatcaacacttcaaataaaacacaggagaagaagaaaatatggagctttaagtttctgatatatatatatatatatatatatatatatatatggtttctgttttatatatatatatatatatatatataatatatatatatatatatggtttctgttttattatatatatatatatatatataatatatatatatatatatatatataaaataaaacagtaaataaaagtaaataaaatgtttgtgtgacagCAAAGTGTCGTTACAGAAACAAAGTTGTAATGTTGTAATTTTACATCTGAAATCTTTTGAGCACATTTAGAAGCGACTCACTGATGAGTGGTGTTTTGCTCCGCGGGTCGACAGCTCTCCCAGCTGCGGGGCTGAACTGCAGCGTTCTGGCAGAGAACATCATTGTTCACGGCACAGACACCATCCGCTCTGTGCAGGGACAGGTTCATCTGCTGGAAGCTCACAGGCCGCTGAACCGACTGAGGCTCAACCATCGAGGTCTGGACGACGGACGCCTGGTCTGTGGACACTGAAGCCGCTGCTGATGCTGGTAAATGAACACTCCTGTCAGCCAGGACAGAGGCATGATGGGATACCTCTGAGCTCAGAGCGTAAGTGTCGACGGGCCTGATGTGGTTTTGCTGCAGAGGAGGTTCTGGGACGGCGGCGTCTGGGATGAAGGTCGGCTCGGTGTGTAATCTCAAGCCGAGAGAGCGCCGGCTGCTCAGACGGTTGGAGGGCCGAGGACGAGCAAGAGGCAGCTGGGGGGGGTCGGGGTTCACACTGGGGGCCGTTTCTACAACAGGAAGCTGTAACACAGAAAGTAACATTCATGGTTTCATTCAATTTCTGCTGTTGTCGCGTAACTAAGACgatttctgttgcttttttaatataatacacTCACCAAGCTTTATGTTTTCTAGTGTTCGTTACCAGGACGTTAACAGTGGGAGACTGAATATTGTTCTGTTAGCAGGTACACATTCTgcctttttgtttaatttacatgtaaaataatcTGTCAGTCTGCTGTATCCACAGTACACAACTGCAATTACAATTTACTCCCATATATAGGTTGAGTTTGGGCTGTAACCCAAGAACAGTGACGGTTCACCGTGGCATTAAATGTAGTgtagtttattaaaaaaatagttGAACTAGCAGTCTCACCCTCTGTGATGAAGTCTGGCTGGTTAACCCTCCACAGGCCTCCAGACTGTGGTCTAATCTCTGCAACATGGACTCCATGCGGCGGATGCCCTCCTCATGCTCCATCAGACACTTCTCCACTTCGAAAAAAGATGTTACAACAAAGTTAATAACTCACtaaatacacaacaacacatgatTGTTTTCTGTAGTTGAGATTCATTTTTACGTCTTAATTATCTCACAGCACTTCATGTTATTTTCCCTCTGCAGTTGGACTCACTCATTTCTCTGTGCTGCTTCTCCTGCCTCTCCTGGAGCTGACGGAAGTATTTGGCAGCTCGGACCTCCTCGAAGGAAAATTCAGACCCTTCACAGACCAGTTCGTCCTTCATGTACGCTGCCACCGTCTGAACGCTGGAGCCTTGACCGGAGGGAATCGCTCCTGAGGTCTCAGAGCGGGAGACTCTGCAGAGGAGAACACAGGTCAGAGGATAATCATATCTAGCTTTGGTGGACGTATGTTTCTAAAGCACTTTGCTGCTTTCACAGTGCACACGCTGTGCTGGTGACCAATCAGGAATCATACCTGTAAGTCtacatgataaaatatgtaagtATGTAAGTCTCGTTTGGTCCGATGGGCAGATCGAAAAATTCACGTTCAAATCATtgacaacaaagaaaatcacatttgagaaactggaatctctctgctgattaattttctgttgatcaataATTGAATATAAATCCAACATGGTCACAGACATGACAACTTCTCATGGGCAGCACTGGTGTGATTATTAAGGACAGatcctcttttgttttattgtgtctttattctgtttctctgttttaacaTCCTCTTGCCATCATTTGTTTATccttcaaaacatttcagtctttGGTCGCCACCTGCTGGCCGACTGACAGAACCAGAGACTTCATCttacaggaaacaaacagtggtTTTCACTTACATGATGGTTGTTTTAACTGCAGCAGGTTTGGACAGACAGTCCACAGAGGCCTttaacagaggacagagagtaAGTGGGTttgaaaagacaacaacaacaacaactcattAAACAATTGTTGTGGAGATTCACACACACCTTGCTCTGAGTGGCTGGTTCTCTGTAGGATGACATCTGATTGGTTAAATTGGAGTTCTGTAAAGGATTTCGACCTCCTGCTATAtaaaaaaccaaataaataaaaatcaaacagttGCTGACA
The window above is part of the Seriola aureovittata isolate HTS-2021-v1 ecotype China chromosome 19, ASM2101889v1, whole genome shotgun sequence genome. Proteins encoded here:
- the bub1 gene encoding mitotic checkpoint serine/threonine-protein kinase BUB1 isoform X2, whose protein sequence is MDIATYLQCFETRFSSYTGDDPLDPWDKFVEYLEQRLPADSGTGMSVVFDTLVQTFLNVERYANDIRYVNYCIKCASYYSDPIALYSHVFSKGIGTRTAALYVAWAQQFEQRGLNEQADAVYQKAVENQAQPADTVLHEYRQFQTRTRNQTPGSGGRNPLQNSNLTNQMSSYREPATQSKASVDCLSKPAAVKTTIIVSRSETSGAIPSGQGSSVQTVAAYMKDELVCEGSEFSFEEVRAAKYFRQLQERQEKQHREMMEKCLMEHEEGIRRMESMLQRLDHSLEACGGLTSQTSSQRLPVVETAPSVNPDPPQLPLARPRPSNRLSSRRSLGLRLHTEPTFIPDAAVPEPPLQQNHIRPVDTYALSSEVSHHASVLADRSVHLPASAAASVSTDQASVVQTSMVEPQSVQRPVSFQQMNLSLHRADGVCAVNNDVLCQNAAVQPRSWESCRPAEQNTTHQDVSQLQEPEEKLNMSQGGTVNLSHVTPNNSLGFVQATPSRVLPSPTVNTREALDVIMDMFQAPTLLEDPFTNTSALHTAEKEFDARYQRFGSTSTLTNPPAATPFPIFQDDNDKENGSAAAASAGEKPKPIRALAEIPKTDKPNDTPPDLIPDESTMWGAGYNSLHSLAACPNSTTDFAMLAQFVSTPFTHKTPFNGNFFQDQENNCDGGDADDDAFIRRQTKKLSPIIEQSPCEEKLSETAVSQLLPSSARHGTIVGEGLAAAPHCLTTSSITMVQPPPPAVLSFRDQTLCAADASIPRTTGPVWEVYKSPEQPPRRASLVSQKLESSVGPRSETFKILEDVDKPASPEPAQKPDYDVPVSPEGALKLDWLAIRSPELTVQPDLDAFLSPCRHKTVPNKILDVPMSPEQPQLCADVPMSPMQPPPFSNVDEPMMSPDRGLTPCADVSMNATAPRAARSRAVQLVSDPWDNELISDLLSTLTPPLTSHPRCITWQCNMPNITPKMTLSMGKASLQVDCILGQGAFATVYQATDPMTSERMVLKVQKPANPWEFYINTQLDARLQPDIRHLYSSIRSAHLFHNGSVLLGELHNHGTLLNAVNMYKTLSDKVMPQPLVMYFTICILHMVEQLHGVRIIHADIKPDNFLLGERFLDNKCFDAENMDHGLVLIDLGQSIDMELFPQGTAFTSKCLTSGFQCTEMLSGKPWNYQTDYFGIAGTVHCLLFGTYMQVTNEDGVWKSNAVFRRNPHSDLWMEFFHTLLNVPDCGALPSLRSLRCKLTSVLQENYGRKLSSLKSRLVVLLLENRKAARR
- the bub1 gene encoding mitotic checkpoint serine/threonine-protein kinase BUB1 isoform X1; the protein is MDIATYLQCFETRFSSYTGDDPLDPWDKFVEYLEQRLPADSGTGMSVVFDTLVQTFLNVERYANDIRYVNYCIKCASYYSDPIALYSHVFSKGIGTRTAALYVAWAQQFEQRGLNEQADAVYQKAVENQAQPADTVLHEYRQFQTRTRNQTPGSAGGRNPLQNSNLTNQMSSYREPATQSKASVDCLSKPAAVKTTIIVSRSETSGAIPSGQGSSVQTVAAYMKDELVCEGSEFSFEEVRAAKYFRQLQERQEKQHREMMEKCLMEHEEGIRRMESMLQRLDHSLEACGGLTSQTSSQRLPVVETAPSVNPDPPQLPLARPRPSNRLSSRRSLGLRLHTEPTFIPDAAVPEPPLQQNHIRPVDTYALSSEVSHHASVLADRSVHLPASAAASVSTDQASVVQTSMVEPQSVQRPVSFQQMNLSLHRADGVCAVNNDVLCQNAAVQPRSWESCRPAEQNTTHQDVSQLQEPEEKLNMSQGGTVNLSHVTPNNSLGFVQATPSRVLPSPTVNTREALDVIMDMFQAPTLLEDPFTNTSALHTAEKEFDARYQRFGSTSTLTNPPAATPFPIFQDDNDKENGSAAAASAGEKPKPIRALAEIPKTDKPNDTPPDLIPDESTMWGAGYNSLHSLAACPNSTTDFAMLAQFVSTPFTHKTPFNGNFFQDQENNCDGGDADDDAFIRRQTKKLSPIIEQSPCEEKLSETAVSQLLPSSARHGTIVGEGLAAAPHCLTTSSITMVQPPPPAVLSFRDQTLCAADASIPRTTGPVWEVYKSPEQPPRRASLVSQKLESSVGPRSETFKILEDVDKPASPEPAQKPDYDVPVSPEGALKLDWLAIRSPELTVQPDLDAFLSPCRHKTVPNKILDVPMSPEQPQLCADVPMSPMQPPPFSNVDEPMMSPDRGLTPCADVSMNATAPRAARSRAVQLVSDPWDNELISDLLSTLTPPLTSHPRCITWQCNMPNITPKMTLSMGKASLQVDCILGQGAFATVYQATDPMTSERMVLKVQKPANPWEFYINTQLDARLQPDIRHLYSSIRSAHLFHNGSVLLGELHNHGTLLNAVNMYKTLSDKVMPQPLVMYFTICILHMVEQLHGVRIIHADIKPDNFLLGERFLDNKCFDAENMDHGLVLIDLGQSIDMELFPQGTAFTSKCLTSGFQCTEMLSGKPWNYQTDYFGIAGTVHCLLFGTYMQVTNEDGVWKSNAVFRRNPHSDLWMEFFHTLLNVPDCGALPSLRSLRCKLTSVLQENYGRKLSSLKSRLVVLLLENRKAARR